The nucleotide sequence CACACCTCCGTGCAAAAAAGGAAAGAAAACCGCTCCGTCCCGCTTCCTACGCCAACAGACCTCGACCGGTTCACGCCTTACGAAAACTGATTCGCCCTGAGCAGTTCCGTGATTTTTTCCGCAGAGTTTGCGCACATTCGCTTGACAAGCGAACTGGCCCAAACAACAATCAAAATCGGTCTATGTCCCTCCGCAACGGGGCTGTAGGCGCTTTGCGTCAACTGCACGCAGGCCTATCCACAACAGGGGAACACTCCATGCTTCACAAAACACTCATGCTCGCGGCCGTCGCGATCGCTGCCACGGCCATTGCGAGCCCAGCCGACGCCCAGGTTCGCTTGATCGGGATGTCTGGGAATCAAAATGCAAGTCAGACCACTACGCCACATCAAGAGGCGTTTTGGGATATCAACATCGGCGATGCTTCCAGCATCGAGGTGGGACGCGCGCTGTTTAGTCCCGACAGCCAAGCCCTGGGTTTCAATCCTGTGAGCGGCCTGCTGCACCGAACCGGCGGTGGTGACGCGTACAGCAACAATCCTCAGCGGATGGACTCAACCAGTGGGCTCCTGATTGGTGGTTATGCGGATGATCATTACATGGAGACGTTTGATCCGGCCGTTTTGACGCCCGGAAGCCAGGTGCCGCCTTCCACGGCAATTTACAACGCCAACGGCCCCAACCTTCCGGCCGATCCGCTGTTGGCCAGGTTCGGGCTTCCCGCGCCGCGTCCCTCGTGGGTGCTGCCAGTCGAACCGCGGACGTCCGCCCAGACCGACGCTTCGTTCAGGCAGACAGGAGAGAACGAAATGCACGCGATTCGAGGATTGGCCTGGTCCGCCTCGCAAAGCCTGTTTTTTGTCACATCCGAGGAAGGCATCTACACGATGACGGCCGACGGGGAATCAGATTTCCTCGGCGCCCCGCGCGCCGATTTTGGTGACGCGAAGGGCTTGGTGATCCTGGATATCGAGGGGCAAGAAAGGATGTTTGTCGGCACCAAAGAGCAAACCGGTTCGGACCCCTTCGCTGGTTCCGAGCTGATCGAGGTCGACATGACAACGGGGTTGGAAATCAATTCGGTGTTGTTGCGGGATCCTGTTTTGCCGGACACGCTTGGCGCAACGGGCATCCTCGGCATGTCAGTTCATCCAGAGACGGGCGTGTTGTATGCGGTTTCGCGCGGCGAGAGTACCAGCGATCCGTACGCGCGTGAGTTGATCACGATTGACCCACTTACCGGGAATACGACGTTGATCGGATTGATTGGAGTGAATATCTCGAGCATCGCGTTCACCTTCCCGGTCGTCGTCGATCCAGACCAAGAAGGCGACACCAACGGCGACGGCGCGGTAACCATCGAAGACTTGAACAACGTCCGCAATAACTTCGGTGGCGCTGGCCTTGGCGACACCGTTGGCAGCGACGACGGCCAGGTCACCATCGAAGACTTGAACAACGTCCGCAACAACTTCGGCGCCGGCGTTGCCGGTGCGAACGCGGTCCCGGAACCGTCGACTGCCCTGCTGGCCCTCTGCGGCCTCGCGGCGCTCGGCTATCGCTTCCGTCGTAAGTAAACGCGACGATGGCGAATTGCTTGAAGCTTCCCCAGCCGGCCTCACTCACAAGTGAGGCCGGCTTTTTTTGTTGCGCCGACTTAGAGCGCACGCAGCTAGCGCCGCAGCGTCGGCGCCGCCCCGAGGTTGCCCGAGGGCATCGTTTCGGTTGGCGCTGTCGAAGGCATGGATTCGACGGGATTCACGCGGGGCACCGTTGACGTCGCCGGGAGGCGGGCCATGACTGGGTCGCAGCACGAAAACCGTGCGTCCCAGCCGCCGCCAGCCGCTTTGAAGGCTTGCACCGTGCTGATTGACATATCGCCTTCGCTGAGAGCGATTTGTTCTTGCAGTTCCAGGACGCGGCGTTGCGAATCGAGCACCACCTGGAAAATCACCAGCCCCTGCTGGTATTGGGATTCGCTCAAGGAAGCGGACAGTCCGGCCGATTGCGCCGCCATGTAGAGCTCGCGGCGGCGGTCGCCGGCGGTGCGATGCGAGATCAAGGCGTTTTCGACTTCCTCGACGGCCAGCAGCACCGATTGCCGATACCGGGCCACGGTTTGTTCGTAACGCGCGCGCTGGACGCGAATCCCGCCGCGCAAACGGCCGAAGTTCAAGATGTCCCAGCGGAACTGCGGGCCAAAACTGTAGGCCAGGCTGTCGGTCATAAACCAGGTGTCGACGCGGCGGGAATCGGCCGTGATCGTGCCGCGCAAGGTGAGTTGCGGGTA is from Planctomycetia bacterium and encodes:
- a CDS encoding PEP-CTERM sorting domain-containing protein, with the translated sequence MLHKTLMLAAVAIAATAIASPADAQVRLIGMSGNQNASQTTTPHQEAFWDINIGDASSIEVGRALFSPDSQALGFNPVSGLLHRTGGGDAYSNNPQRMDSTSGLLIGGYADDHYMETFDPAVLTPGSQVPPSTAIYNANGPNLPADPLLARFGLPAPRPSWVLPVEPRTSAQTDASFRQTGENEMHAIRGLAWSASQSLFFVTSEEGIYTMTADGESDFLGAPRADFGDAKGLVILDIEGQERMFVGTKEQTGSDPFAGSELIEVDMTTGLEINSVLLRDPVLPDTLGATGILGMSVHPETGVLYAVSRGESTSDPYARELITIDPLTGNTTLIGLIGVNISSIAFTFPVVVDPDQEGDTNGDGAVTIEDLNNVRNNFGGAGLGDTVGSDDGQVTIEDLNNVRNNFGAGVAGANAVPEPSTALLALCGLAALGYRFRRK